The genomic DNA CGGGCGCGCCGATCAGGCGGCTTCTTGGACGCTGATGAGCGTCGGGTCGAACCCCGCGCTCATGAGGGCCCGCACCAGGTCGCGTGGATCGCGCTGATCCGCGGTCACGATGACCGCGGGGCCACCCTCTTGGGTAATGGTCGTCAGCCCGGTCAGGTGCGCGCCGGTGGGAGCCAACGCCTTGAGGACCTGGGCCACTCCTTCGCCGATGGTCGAAACGGGCACGATCATCCGCGTCCCGGCCCTGCTGGCGCCAAGCAGCTCGAGAAAGGCGTCAAAGATATCGCTTTCGGTGATAATCCCGACGAGATGGCCGTGATCAAGGACCGGGAGGGCCCCCACGCCGAGGTTCCGCATCAGCGTCGCGGCGTGGACGATCG from bacterium includes the following:
- a CDS encoding CBS domain-containing protein; amino-acid sequence: MTVKDRMSSPAVTATSATRTKDALQTMYVRKIRRMPVVDDQGKLLGIVTQKDLYEKSKADTPVGTVMTPGPYTTAIDASIVHAATLMRNLGVGALPVLDHGHLVGIITESDIFDAFLELLGASRAGTRMIVPVSTIGEGVAQVLKALAPTGAHLTGLTTITQEGGPAVIVTADQRDPRDLVRALMSAGFDPTLISVQEAA